A single window of Magnetococcus marinus MC-1 DNA harbors:
- a CDS encoding tandem-95 repeat protein has product MATEMKNHTNPKQTLRALMLALEPRLMYDAAGLVAVMDLSQDMDAHDALLETADGAAVDLPTERQVVFVDSQVEGYEAIVDSASHYADVYLLEGGQDGLDQISSVLSSYSNLDSVHIISHGGPGQLELGDTTIDSQQLAARADQLLGWTDALSSDADILLYGCDVAQGAEGLQFVNLMGQLTGADVAASDDATSSDAASGDMDLEVQSGTIESRTLQGLKLSTVLATNNLPIANNDTMVVQAQEGGATIQTTDVRLNDSDADGDTLYVTEYIGASESDDGILTSKGGLVTFVGEGQFEYTPPAGDFYGTDSFQYKVMDSQGGTSASYATVTIVVANVADLPEADDYDAPSGQEGNSVTISIAGSLEGLLSDADTPYTDGVTQLMGSAPIITGVVVNQPAGGVGTVALNGAGDAFVFTPTAGWSGTTSFDYQIQDGDTGLTTTGTVNIVLTPSNAAAPVMDNSGAPYVDTIAEDNTTSAGTSVSTLLSRLAAVVTDADDNSYYTTEVGIAVTSVDNTNGSWEYSVDAGVTWLDFATDGGVAAAGVADDTSAVLLDSSALIRFVPDADYNTDDMDSSTALVPVDGLTFRAWDQSDNFASGTTAVNVSVNGGTTAYSTAAETAQFSVSAVNDLATITVVEGEASQSYIENDVALPDGDVIADGTVDVALAIDSTIVSAFSDESSDEDTQMQLTITASNGTLQFADSVAGAAIDLSDIDGGGEAVTLVLGANTGHSSKLIIEGAESDINRLFDAANTNYLAWYPAQNFDGTATITFSLSDVVSGSSNYGSGTQPAATAVITATTTGTNDAPSFVSNTTDPAAILEDTADADNAGIKVSALVGSAIYDMDSVAGQAEDGIAITASTQTADATGKWQYRLSDSDAWVDLGVVAEDSATLLSADASVRYLGEADEAGSATLTIKAWDGSAGANGDAAVDTTAGSAYSATTKTVTQSITAVNDASTFSLGGGAFTSDTVVYTEDATVTFDGVDAGLLVIADVDGDYDGDSSDKISVTLRVTKGTLTLGDAAAVAGEVGDGTDTLTVTDTAANITAALDGLVYTPEADLDTDDTLTITVDDGGTTTNGGVKVSSATILLDVTAANDAPTLTEVNAPAAILEDVTSGNNPGFSVASLLTGQFEDVDSQSTGQGIAITGVGGASGEGSWSYKLSSQATTWTDLPADLAVDSALLLSDTAMLRFTPAANETDAGTLNIAAWDQSDGGDAGERADLTVTGGATAFSAVLADGLAQAITAVNDAPAMSYDGEALTASSSLTGREDTDAGAIVLSGDTAPLAVESVDGSAESVTVTFRVATGTLSLDDASKVILTANGYDFNATETELVLTGTIADINDALDEADALIYTPDDGETNPLDDTLTIVVNDGVAESTQTVALLNVRENGAPTLTKNDSTAADVATITVAEETAYRLDGSAAGVPILVVADEDAPELMVTLSTANGGTFALDSADGLTILSGGSGSDSMQLLGSAEDLNNALATLTYTGPTDLVGVAADTITIEVDDQDLTGSLEEGVQDKEAGFALPSESISVTLTNVNDAPVAYSFSTLVDESTADAPTSVTVDLDADPDADTNPIYKQDDLRTLANESEDLLEDTAITDADAGDTHTVYVWDATANAGEGDWSDAAGLSAAGGTVTVDNGTNQITYTPEEGFSGRDTIRYYVVDAGSGESMEKSIQVNVVNTVDDSPEAVDDRVTVTEDTLSAPIDVLANDTGLDGMNINEDYGRLVTITTPPEHGTALANANGTISFVPEANFVGTVTFSYQVQEKNAVGVGTGQPSEATVTVEVMGVNDAPVVAMPLYALTAMEDSAIAVPEVMIADMDDPTESTTRNVKVVVSSSNGMLTLNSAGVNITSGANGSSSSLTLYGTLAKLNDALATLQYQGKAGFFGNDTLTVMVDDLGNSSGEANGSAVLAQRLTASGHVDITVTPVNDEPSAAQDVAKTVVQNTPLTFNPLLDYVDRVEGDSVKVGNFTQPQHGELILNKDGTFTYIPDMDVKGVVDHFTFDVVDSGGAESLTSTTVTLSLVAANQAPDAPEIVKMVDAGGTLSFTVLSGSEGDEFTDYEGDTMFVVAFDNTTTNGGTVKLLHPTQGKLQYTPPAGMTIGEDTFSITVGDVNGGLTETTVRVIVGARSNYEPIAASDHVSMDEDGAPLVIDVLANDYDLDSGTNTGLKIGAFDQTTTNGGKVVLLEDGTLKYTPKANFKGEDTIKYTVTDSLGASSKVGMVTVMVNSVNDDPVAMNDAISTAEDTPALIAALSNDHDFNDTGAYGGEGLAIASVVQPEHGTVSYDSFGRFTYTPDADYNGEDSFVYTVVDSGGKTAMATVTINVAPVGDNPVARDDMVNTVEDTQVTINVLANDYDVENNDTLFVPDFTQGSHGQVVYMSNGVLKYIPQSNWSGTDTFSYTVMDGFGGMSTAMVTVNVAAAPDIPVVGNDALTTAEDVPLRINVASQLFANDKDSDGGKNTLALVSFTNPPASTGTLIDNGDGTLTFTPMGDWHGTTNFAYTVKGSGGLTANGTVTITVTARNDAPTVTLPGANPSGDEDTPITITGISVADVDVAEGNGMMQATLTVGNGTLTMLSTEGLTFISGADGSGSMTIQGTRTNLNSAIGTMTYLGNAHYNGQDTITVTVNDLGNYGSSAQSVSKSFYVNVASVVDAPIVSDVAVNSGVEDISSVVLTDQMFSGGFLNVEGTAGLAQIKITALPSAMAGTLMLGDANVAVGDVVTISQLEAGQLKFKPMANWNGSVAFDWNGTHETGPAPTWSDEAATFTLQVAAANDAPTLSLPNTVTTAEDSPVSITGIAVADVDGGNVTVTVQVENGALTLNPLAGVTVSGSGSDTITVVGTTTNVNTVLAGLRYQGESYYNGADTLTVSVNDGANGGGEALTVNGSVTINITPVANAPAAGADSFSLNEDGSITITQAQMLANDVNIEDPSVSLSITGVFSPANGALVNNNDGSYTYTPAANFNGVDSFSYTIDNGAGGASTGSVILTVNAVNDAPTLDITNVPTLSVNAGATTGIAGLSLNDIDVGETAGGKLLVTISTSATDGQLKVANAPASLLVTGSGSKSLQLTGSLSDVQYAIGSISYTAGQTAGTDTLTVAVSDQGNTGSTVGSTTATLQVTVNEVNQDPVGTGDVVVVPPADGGLDTDNGYTIPDVRSNDTDPNGDSLFVAGFTQPVNGSGEVRYLGNGSFQFIPDSTFSGFDWFTYKLSDGKGGFSDAIIYITDDELNENIPEDAEVLKDYQAELENATPNTMVAQLSQPGDERAAPAESQRAEAQPREELAQSAKQVLMAWANLPSQEAAKPLAVKGESAAVEQSSRKGNLNEQLEMAELVEQPQDAPQNNLLALLGSLDQQIG; this is encoded by the coding sequence ATGGCTACTGAGATGAAAAATCATACCAATCCCAAGCAAACCTTGCGCGCCTTGATGCTCGCCCTTGAGCCGAGGCTTATGTACGATGCGGCGGGTCTGGTTGCGGTTATGGATCTCTCCCAAGATATGGATGCCCATGACGCGCTGCTGGAAACAGCGGATGGTGCGGCGGTGGATCTGCCCACAGAGCGCCAAGTGGTGTTTGTGGATAGCCAAGTAGAGGGCTATGAGGCCATTGTGGATTCGGCTTCTCACTATGCCGATGTCTACCTGCTTGAGGGTGGGCAGGATGGTCTGGACCAGATCTCCTCGGTGCTCTCTTCCTACAGCAATCTCGATTCTGTACACATTATTTCCCACGGCGGCCCGGGTCAGTTGGAGCTGGGGGATACGACCATAGATAGCCAACAGTTGGCTGCCCGTGCCGATCAACTGTTGGGTTGGACCGATGCGCTCTCCAGCGACGCCGATATTCTGCTCTATGGTTGCGATGTCGCCCAGGGTGCCGAGGGTCTCCAATTTGTCAACCTGATGGGGCAGTTGACCGGGGCCGATGTGGCCGCTTCCGATGATGCGACCAGTTCGGATGCCGCCAGCGGTGATATGGATTTGGAGGTGCAGAGTGGCACCATTGAGAGCCGTACCCTCCAGGGGCTTAAGCTCTCAACCGTGCTGGCCACCAATAACCTGCCCATCGCCAACAATGATACCATGGTGGTGCAAGCCCAAGAGGGTGGAGCCACCATACAGACCACCGATGTGCGGCTTAATGATTCCGATGCCGATGGGGATACGCTCTATGTCACAGAGTACATTGGGGCTTCGGAGAGTGATGACGGCATTCTTACCAGCAAAGGCGGTTTAGTGACCTTTGTGGGGGAGGGTCAGTTTGAATATACCCCGCCAGCGGGTGATTTTTATGGGACGGATAGCTTTCAATATAAGGTGATGGATAGCCAGGGTGGTACCAGTGCCTCGTATGCCACGGTGACCATTGTGGTGGCCAATGTGGCGGATCTGCCCGAGGCCGACGACTATGATGCCCCCAGTGGCCAAGAGGGAAACAGCGTCACCATTAGCATTGCCGGTTCCTTAGAGGGTTTATTGAGCGATGCCGACACCCCCTATACCGATGGTGTTACCCAACTTATGGGCAGCGCACCGATCATTACCGGGGTGGTGGTCAACCAGCCTGCCGGTGGGGTGGGCACGGTTGCGCTCAACGGTGCAGGGGATGCGTTTGTCTTTACCCCCACAGCGGGCTGGAGTGGTACAACCTCGTTTGATTACCAAATTCAGGATGGTGATACCGGCCTGACCACCACCGGCACGGTAAACATTGTGCTTACCCCCAGCAATGCTGCGGCGCCTGTTATGGACAATAGCGGCGCCCCCTATGTGGATACCATCGCTGAGGACAATACCACCTCTGCCGGTACCAGCGTCAGCACCCTGTTGAGCCGCCTCGCGGCGGTGGTGACGGATGCCGATGACAACAGCTACTACACCACCGAGGTGGGTATTGCCGTGACCAGTGTGGATAATACCAATGGTAGCTGGGAGTATTCGGTGGATGCAGGGGTGACATGGCTGGATTTTGCGACCGATGGTGGTGTGGCTGCGGCGGGGGTGGCCGATGATACCAGCGCGGTGCTGTTGGACAGCAGCGCCTTGATCCGCTTTGTGCCTGATGCCGATTATAATACCGACGATATGGACAGCAGCACGGCTTTGGTTCCGGTTGACGGTTTGACCTTCCGCGCTTGGGACCAGAGCGACAACTTTGCCAGCGGTACCACGGCGGTAAATGTGTCGGTCAATGGTGGTACCACCGCCTACAGCACCGCAGCAGAGACGGCTCAGTTTAGTGTGAGTGCGGTCAATGATTTAGCAACCATTACCGTGGTAGAAGGCGAGGCTAGCCAGAGCTATATAGAGAACGATGTCGCCCTTCCCGACGGGGATGTGATCGCGGATGGTACGGTTGACGTAGCCCTTGCCATCGACAGCACCATCGTGAGCGCCTTTAGCGATGAGAGCAGCGATGAAGATACCCAGATGCAGCTCACCATCACCGCCAGCAATGGTACCCTGCAATTTGCCGACAGTGTCGCGGGTGCCGCCATTGACCTGAGTGATATTGATGGGGGTGGTGAGGCGGTTACCCTGGTCTTGGGTGCCAACACAGGGCACTCCTCAAAATTGATTATTGAGGGTGCGGAGTCGGATATCAACCGCCTGTTTGATGCGGCCAACACCAACTATTTGGCATGGTATCCCGCCCAGAATTTTGATGGTACCGCGACCATTACCTTTTCGCTCAGCGATGTGGTAAGCGGTTCTTCCAACTACGGTTCGGGTACCCAGCCAGCGGCTACGGCGGTGATAACCGCCACCACCACCGGCACCAATGATGCCCCCTCTTTTGTCAGTAATACCACCGATCCTGCGGCCATTTTAGAGGATACGGCGGATGCTGATAATGCTGGCATTAAGGTCTCTGCTTTGGTGGGTAGTGCCATCTATGACATGGATAGTGTGGCCGGTCAGGCTGAGGATGGGATTGCCATTACCGCCTCGACCCAGACAGCGGATGCCACGGGTAAATGGCAATATCGTCTCTCCGATAGCGATGCTTGGGTAGATCTTGGTGTGGTTGCCGAAGATAGTGCTACGCTGCTCAGTGCCGATGCCTCCGTGCGCTACCTTGGCGAAGCCGATGAGGCGGGCAGTGCGACCTTGACCATCAAGGCGTGGGATGGCTCAGCGGGTGCCAATGGGGATGCGGCGGTGGACACCACCGCAGGGAGTGCCTACAGCGCCACCACCAAAACCGTTACCCAGTCCATCACCGCGGTGAACGATGCCAGCACCTTCTCCTTAGGGGGCGGCGCCTTTACCAGTGACACGGTTGTCTATACAGAAGATGCCACGGTCACTTTTGATGGAGTGGATGCGGGTCTTCTCGTCATCGCCGATGTGGATGGGGATTATGATGGGGATAGTTCGGACAAAATCAGCGTAACCCTGCGTGTCACCAAGGGCACCCTGACCCTAGGTGACGCCGCAGCGGTTGCGGGTGAGGTGGGTGATGGTACCGACACCCTTACCGTCACCGACACCGCCGCCAACATCACGGCGGCATTGGATGGCTTGGTCTATACCCCCGAGGCGGATCTGGATACCGATGATACCCTGACCATCACTGTGGACGATGGCGGTACCACCACCAATGGTGGGGTTAAGGTGAGCAGTGCCACCATTCTCCTGGATGTCACGGCGGCCAACGACGCCCCCACACTTACGGAGGTCAACGCCCCTGCGGCCATTCTTGAAGATGTGACCAGTGGCAACAATCCTGGTTTTAGTGTGGCAAGCTTGTTGACCGGTCAGTTTGAGGATGTGGATAGCCAAAGCACCGGGCAGGGGATTGCCATTACCGGTGTGGGTGGTGCCAGTGGGGAGGGTAGTTGGTCCTATAAATTGAGCAGTCAAGCGACCACTTGGACCGATCTGCCGGCGGATTTGGCGGTGGATAGTGCGCTGTTGTTGAGTGATACAGCCATGTTGCGCTTTACCCCGGCGGCCAACGAGACCGATGCGGGCACCCTAAACATTGCTGCGTGGGATCAAAGTGACGGCGGCGATGCTGGTGAGCGGGCCGATCTTACCGTAACCGGTGGTGCGACCGCCTTTAGCGCGGTGCTGGCCGATGGTTTGGCGCAGGCGATTACAGCGGTTAATGATGCCCCCGCTATGAGCTATGATGGTGAGGCATTGACCGCCAGCAGCAGCTTAACCGGTCGCGAAGATACCGATGCTGGGGCGATTGTATTAAGCGGTGATACCGCCCCGTTGGCGGTGGAAAGTGTGGATGGTAGCGCCGAGAGTGTGACCGTCACCTTTAGGGTTGCCACCGGCACCCTCTCGCTGGACGATGCGTCCAAGGTGATCCTTACGGCCAATGGTTACGATTTTAATGCCACCGAGACCGAGCTGGTGCTCACCGGTACCATTGCGGATATTAATGATGCTTTGGATGAAGCCGATGCCCTTATCTACACCCCAGATGATGGGGAGACCAATCCGCTGGATGACACCCTGACCATCGTGGTCAATGATGGCGTGGCGGAGAGCACCCAGACTGTGGCGCTGCTCAATGTGCGTGAGAATGGGGCACCGACTCTGACCAAGAATGATAGCACCGCTGCGGATGTTGCCACCATTACGGTGGCCGAAGAGACCGCCTACCGTCTCGATGGTTCCGCGGCGGGTGTGCCCATTTTGGTGGTGGCCGATGAGGACGCCCCTGAGTTGATGGTTACCCTGAGCACCGCCAATGGGGGCACCTTTGCGCTGGACAGTGCCGATGGTTTGACCATTTTGAGTGGGGGTTCTGGTAGTGACTCGATGCAACTGCTGGGTTCTGCCGAGGACCTCAACAACGCCTTGGCGACCTTAACCTATACCGGGCCTACCGATTTGGTGGGGGTGGCGGCAGATACCATTACCATTGAGGTCGATGATCAGGATCTGACCGGTAGCCTGGAAGAGGGTGTGCAGGATAAAGAGGCTGGTTTTGCGCTGCCTTCAGAGAGCATCAGCGTGACTTTGACCAATGTGAATGATGCCCCGGTGGCCTACAGCTTCTCCACCCTTGTGGATGAGTCTACCGCCGATGCGCCAACCTCGGTCACGGTGGATCTGGATGCCGACCCAGATGCGGATACAAATCCCATCTATAAACAGGACGACCTGCGGACCCTCGCCAATGAGTCTGAGGATTTGTTGGAAGATACCGCCATTACCGATGCCGACGCTGGCGATACCCACACGGTCTATGTGTGGGATGCTACCGCCAATGCAGGTGAGGGTGATTGGAGTGATGCGGCGGGTCTGAGTGCAGCGGGTGGCACGGTTACTGTGGATAATGGGACCAACCAGATCACCTATACTCCGGAAGAGGGCTTCAGTGGCCGCGATACCATCCGCTACTATGTGGTGGACGCCGGCAGTGGTGAGTCCATGGAGAAGAGCATTCAGGTCAACGTGGTCAACACCGTGGATGACTCGCCGGAAGCCGTGGATGATAGGGTTACGGTCACAGAAGATACCCTTTCTGCACCCATTGATGTGCTGGCCAATGATACCGGCTTGGATGGTATGAACATCAATGAGGATTACGGTCGTTTGGTGACCATAACCACCCCGCCTGAGCATGGGACCGCGCTGGCCAATGCCAATGGCACCATTAGTTTTGTGCCCGAGGCGAACTTTGTTGGCACGGTAACCTTTAGTTACCAAGTACAAGAGAAAAACGCTGTGGGCGTGGGCACTGGGCAGCCCAGCGAAGCGACGGTTACGGTTGAGGTGATGGGGGTGAACGATGCCCCCGTGGTGGCCATGCCTCTGTACGCCCTAACCGCGATGGAAGATAGCGCCATCGCGGTGCCTGAGGTGATGATTGCCGATATGGACGATCCCACTGAGAGCACCACCCGTAACGTCAAGGTGGTGGTAAGCAGCAGCAACGGCATGCTTACGCTCAACAGTGCGGGGGTTAATATTACCTCAGGTGCCAACGGCAGTAGCAGCAGCCTGACCCTCTATGGAACCCTTGCCAAACTCAACGATGCTTTGGCGACCTTGCAGTATCAAGGCAAAGCGGGCTTCTTTGGCAACGACACGCTGACGGTGATGGTGGATGACCTAGGCAATAGCTCGGGCGAAGCTAACGGCAGCGCCGTATTGGCCCAGCGTTTGACCGCGAGCGGTCATGTGGATATTACCGTGACGCCGGTCAATGACGAGCCATCGGCGGCCCAGGATGTGGCAAAAACGGTGGTACAAAACACCCCGCTGACCTTTAATCCCTTACTCGATTATGTGGATCGTGTGGAGGGGGATAGCGTTAAAGTGGGTAACTTTACCCAGCCGCAGCATGGTGAATTGATCCTCAATAAAGATGGTACCTTTACCTACATTCCCGATATGGATGTTAAAGGGGTCGTGGATCACTTTACCTTTGATGTGGTGGACAGCGGTGGGGCGGAATCCCTGACCTCCACCACCGTGACCCTGAGCTTGGTGGCGGCCAACCAGGCCCCAGATGCGCCCGAGATCGTTAAGATGGTGGATGCTGGTGGCACTCTGTCGTTTACCGTGCTATCGGGCAGCGAGGGTGACGAGTTTACCGACTATGAAGGGGACACCATGTTTGTGGTGGCGTTTGACAACACCACCACCAATGGTGGCACGGTCAAACTGCTGCATCCGACCCAGGGTAAACTTCAGTACACGCCCCCAGCGGGCATGACCATTGGTGAAGATACCTTTAGCATTACGGTAGGGGATGTCAACGGTGGGCTTACGGAGACCACGGTGCGGGTGATCGTGGGGGCACGTAGCAACTATGAGCCCATCGCCGCGAGCGATCATGTCAGCATGGATGAGGATGGGGCACCGCTGGTGATTGATGTGCTGGCCAATGACTATGACCTGGATAGCGGCACCAATACCGGGCTTAAAATTGGTGCCTTTGACCAAACCACCACCAATGGCGGCAAGGTTGTGCTGCTGGAAGATGGCACCCTGAAATACACCCCCAAAGCCAATTTTAAGGGTGAAGATACCATTAAATACACCGTAACCGACAGCTTGGGTGCTTCGTCCAAGGTTGGCATGGTAACGGTCATGGTGAATTCGGTGAACGACGATCCGGTGGCCATGAACGATGCTATTTCCACCGCAGAGGATACCCCGGCCCTGATTGCCGCCCTTTCCAATGACCATGACTTTAATGACACCGGGGCTTACGGTGGCGAAGGGCTTGCCATTGCCTCGGTGGTGCAGCCTGAGCATGGCACCGTCAGCTATGATTCTTTTGGCCGCTTTACCTATACCCCCGATGCCGACTACAACGGTGAAGACAGCTTTGTCTATACCGTGGTGGATAGTGGTGGTAAGACCGCCATGGCGACGGTCACCATCAACGTGGCACCGGTTGGGGATAATCCGGTGGCTCGCGATGATATGGTGAACACCGTTGAAGATACCCAGGTTACCATCAATGTGTTGGCCAACGACTATGATGTCGAGAATAACGATACCCTGTTTGTGCCCGATTTTACCCAGGGTAGTCATGGTCAAGTGGTTTACATGAGCAATGGGGTGCTCAAGTATATTCCCCAGAGCAACTGGTCGGGTACAGACACCTTTAGCTATACCGTCATGGATGGCTTTGGGGGCATGAGCACGGCGATGGTTACGGTTAATGTGGCGGCGGCCCCGGATATTCCCGTGGTGGGTAATGACGCTTTGACCACCGCAGAGGATGTGCCCTTGCGCATCAACGTGGCATCGCAGTTGTTTGCCAATGATAAGGACAGTGATGGGGGCAAAAATACCCTCGCTTTGGTAAGCTTTACCAACCCTCCCGCCAGCACCGGCACGCTGATTGACAATGGCGATGGTACCTTGACCTTTACCCCCATGGGGGATTGGCATGGCACCACCAACTTTGCCTACACGGTCAAGGGCAGCGGTGGTTTGACCGCGAACGGTACCGTGACCATTACCGTAACCGCCAGAAACGACGCCCCCACCGTGACCCTGCCCGGTGCAAACCCCAGTGGTGACGAAGATACCCCCATCACCATTACCGGCATCTCGGTTGCGGATGTGGATGTGGCCGAAGGGAACGGTATGATGCAGGCGACCCTAACGGTAGGCAATGGTACCTTGACCATGCTCTCCACCGAGGGTTTGACCTTTATCAGTGGGGCAGATGGTAGTGGCAGTATGACCATTCAGGGCACCCGCACCAACCTGAACAGTGCCATTGGTACCATGACCTATTTGGGCAATGCCCACTATAATGGTCAGGATACCATCACCGTAACGGTAAACGATTTGGGCAACTATGGTTCCAGCGCCCAGAGTGTGAGCAAGAGCTTTTATGTCAATGTGGCCTCGGTGGTGGATGCGCCGATTGTCTCAGACGTTGCGGTAAACTCTGGGGTTGAGGATATCTCCTCGGTGGTGTTGACCGATCAAATGTTCTCGGGTGGTTTCCTCAATGTGGAGGGCACCGCTGGTCTGGCGCAGATTAAGATTACAGCGTTGCCTTCCGCGATGGCGGGCACGCTGATGTTGGGTGATGCCAACGTGGCGGTTGGCGATGTGGTGACCATTTCCCAGTTAGAGGCTGGACAGCTTAAATTTAAGCCCATGGCGAACTGGAACGGTTCTGTCGCTTTTGACTGGAACGGTACCCACGAAACGGGTCCGGCCCCCACGTGGTCCGATGAAGCCGCGACCTTTACCCTGCAAGTGGCCGCCGCCAATGATGCCCCAACCCTGAGCTTGCCCAACACCGTCACCACGGCAGAAGATAGCCCGGTTTCCATTACCGGTATTGCGGTGGCCGATGTGGATGGTGGCAATGTGACGGTGACGGTGCAGGTTGAAAACGGCGCCTTGACCCTGAACCCGCTGGCGGGTGTTACGGTGAGCGGCAGCGGTAGTGATACCATCACGGTGGTGGGTACCACCACCAATGTCAACACCGTGTTGGCTGGCCTGCGTTACCAAGGGGAGAGCTACTATAATGGTGCGGACACCCTAACCGTATCGGTCAATGATGGGGCGAATGGTGGTGGTGAAGCGTTGACGGTCAACGGTAGTGTCACCATTAATATTACCCCTGTGGCCAACGCTCCAGCGGCGGGTGCCGACAGCTTTAGCTTGAATGAAGATGGTTCGATTACGATCACCCAGGCGCAGATGCTGGCCAACGATGTCAATATTGAAGATCCCTCGGTAAGCCTGAGCATTACGGGTGTGTTTAGCCCTGCCAATGGGGCTTTGGTGAACAACAATGATGGCAGCTACACCTACACCCCGGCGGCCAATTTTAATGGGGTGGATAGCTTCTCTTACACCATTGACAATGGTGCGGGTGGGGCCAGTACTGGGTCAGTTATCCTTACGGTCAATGCGGTCAACGATGCGCCGACCCTGGATATTACCAATGTACCGACGCTATCGGTTAATGCGGGTGCAACCACCGGTATTGCTGGGCTCTCCTTGAACGATATTGATGTGGGTGAGACAGCGGGTGGCAAACTGTTGGTCACCATTAGCACCTCGGCGACCGATGGTCAGCTCAAGGTTGCCAATGCGCCGGCCTCGCTGCTGGTCACAGGTAGTGGCAGCAAGTCGCTGCAATTGACCGGATCGCTGTCGGATGTACAGTATGCCATTGGTAGCATTAGCTATACGGCGGGGCAGACTGCCGGTACCGACACCCTTACGGTCGCGGTTTCAGACCAGGGCAATACGGGGAGCACGGTGGGCAGCACCACGGCCACCTTGCAGGTGACGGTCAATGAGGTGAATCAAGACCCCGTTGGTACTGGGGATGTGGTTGTGGTGCCCCCAGCCGATGGTGGTTTGGATACGGATAATGGCTATACCATTCCGGATGTGCGCAGCAATGATACAGACCCCAACGGCGATAGCCTGTTTGTGGCGGGCTTTACACAACCGGTCAATGGCAGTGGCGAGGTGCGTTACCTGGGTAATGGCAGCTTCCAGTTTATTCCCGACAGCACCTTTAGCGGGTTTGACTGGTTTACCTACAAACTCAGTGATGGCAAGGGTGGTTTTAGTGATGCCATTATCTACATCACCGATGATG